The DNA window CAGGGGGTTGGTACGTAACGAACGGCGATTTCTCGTTGGATACTGAGTGGCAGTTCCACGACGACGACCCATCGTCCGCGCGTCTCGACGGTTACTCGGACGACGACCGTATCGGCATGGCGGTCGATTTCCCCGCGGGTCGGGCGTTCTCTCATCGCGATCTCTCGCTCGCCGTTCGACTGGGAGAGGCTGCTCACGAGACACTCCGCGTCGAGTTGTACGCGGAAACTGCGAGCGACCAGTTCATCACTACCCGATATCTCTCGCGGAAACACGGCTGGGTCCGGGTCGCGCTCGGGGCGTCGGACATCCGCGGATCGCCGGATCTCGGTGCCGTCCGCCGGTTCGGGATCGAGTGCTACACCGGTGGCAAGCGCGTCCGGATGAACATTGACGCCATCCGCACGACGCCGAAGCGAAACAAAGGGGCAGCCGTCCTGACGTTCGACGATGCCAACCGGACTCACTACACCAACGCTTTCACAGAGATGCGATCACGGGGGATGCCGGGGACTTGCGCGGTCATCCCGCGAGTGATCGGCAGTAATGGCAGTCTGACGCTCAACCAAATGCGGGAGATGCAGAGCGATGGGTGGACGATGGCGAGCCATCCCCAGGCAAAGGACGTGAGTGGTGGGTTGGGAAGTATTCCAGCCAGCGAGACGGAGCAATTGATGCGAGATACGAAACGATGGTTGTTGGGTCACGGCTTCGACCGCGGCGCACGGTGTCTCATATGGCCGTTCGGCGACTTCGACCGCGACGCGATGGAATTGGCGGGCGAATACCACGAGCTGAGCTTCGGCGGCGGGGCCACCCCCTGCGGAGGGACCGTCACCGAGGCGGCGTGGGTCCCCCGCGTGAACACCGACAACGTGAGCGAGGCACTCGCTGCTATCGACTACGCGGCGCGATACGACACCGTGGTCACGTTGATGGCTCATCAAGTCGGAACTTCGCGACTGCCAATGAGCGATTTTCGTAGGATACTCGACCGGATAGAGGTGCGTGATCTGGATGTGTTGACTGCGTCTGATTTCGCCGACGAGCAGTGATATTAGTTGGATTTCCCCACGCTTCAGCGGACCGTTCAGCGTCGTCGTTGCGCTTCGGTTACCACTGAACGCTCAGAGCACGAGCGAGAGCGCCAAGTCACATGACCGCGAAAAGCAGCTCGTCGGACGCCACGCAGTCTAAGAGGCGTACGGTATGTCGATTGAACAGCTCTCTATCCGGACCTTTTTCCGCCGGTTCGTGTCGACCGTCGGATTCGGTGGCGAACCCTCGAAGTCGACGTTGGCGAACTCGGTCGGCTTGTTGCCGGGGGCTCGATACCGCGCCACCTGCTTTTCTCCAAGTCGATCACCGCACCGTGCATGTCGCTGTCGTTGTGGATCGTCGAATCGCGCACGACGGACCCTGATCCGTTGCATATCACGCATACGAGGGTCGCCGACTGGCGGCCGTCGGTCTCCGTGATCCAACTACCCTGAAGGATCCACACTACCGTCCTGACATACGGTAGCCATTCGTTGCACCTGCTGCCCGAATCGTTTTGCCTACACCCCGTCACGACTACCCATGAGTGAATCCGGCGACGAATCCCGCGTCACACACGCGATCGAGCAGCTGTACGATGCCCAGGAAACGGTGAAGGACGCGCAGTCCGACCTCCGCTCGGCGGATCTACTGACAGAGCCGCGAGAGCAACAGTTCGACAGTGTCGAACGAGACCTCGACGAAATGGTCAAGGAACTCCAGGAACTGTAATTTCTACTCCACTGTAACTTAGTCACCGGTCGCAGGGTGTGTGTCAGAATTCTATCCAAAATATTCGGCTTTACCATATGTAATATTATTTATAGTTCGCTTCGATAAATAGCTCAAGCGACGCCAGAGTTCGCAATTCTTGTCCGAAATCACTACCTCGTTGATGATCGCTCCAGATGGTCCACGGATTCCACCACTCGACCACCCCCCGTTCGGCAAGCCGACCGATGAGCGATTTGACGACATCGCGGAACGATGTCTGATGCCGGAGAGCCATGTCGAAATTGAGGTACTGGCCGTTGGAGTGGAGTGTATGATCTTTTGTCATCTTATCCCAACAATATCGAAGATCTGCAACCTTGTTATTGAGAACGGACCATTTAGAATCCGCACCGAGGGGGTTTCCGGCCCGCGTCTGGGTAGGAAGGGAGAACAAATCAGGAAACATATCTTGGATGAGTTGCTTAAACAGTCGCCTGTCGTCACGATGGGTTTCGGGAACACTCAGGATGAACGACACCCACTCCTCGTGGTAAAATGGGGCTTGATCGTCCAACGGTACGGCGATGGGGTTAATAAAACACGGCTGTCGAACCCCGAAGTCCAACTGATCGCCATACGAAAGCGCACCAGCTTTGAGCCACTGGGTGGGGGGAAGTGTTGCTGTCGGGTCGAACCCACAAGGGACGAACTCGGCATCACACGACCGATTCCACACTGCGAACTGCTCGCAGGCCTCAGCCCAGTCCTCACAATCTGTCGAGAAGTTGCTCCGGTGCGCGCCGGCCAGTGCCTCACCGAAGAACCCACTCCAGAAAACAGTCTGGCCCTCAACGCGCTGTTTTGCGCGCTTTCGAGCGGCATAATTGATGTACCCCTCAAAAACTCTGTTCGGGTGATCCAGCTCTCTAGCATAGTTAAGAAGATCGTCATGTGACCACTGAGTCTTCGAGGGACTGAGATCAATCGGGATATTTTCAACACCAGTGACATCCGCGACGCGACGGGGAATGTCGAAGTCCCACGTCCCCGGAATGCCGTAGGTAACGGTCAGAATCTGCGATGGACCGACGTGTTCTAAGAGAAGTCCAAGGATGGTCCGCGAGTCGAGACCTCCACTGAGCGGGACGATGTGCGTTGCGCCTCTGGGACACGATGCGAATGTTTCGTCCATCGCCTCTCGGAGGGCCTCTTTCCCAGCATCAAGAAGATTTACTCCCCTCTGCTTGTCTGTATCTACATTTGTACCATTAGTAAATCGGCGATCAAGTGTGCTACAACTTTCATGAGGAAAATAATCCGTAGTAAAGTGTGTTCTCAATGACGGCACGGGGAAGGTTCATGCACTTGGACCAAGTCCACCTTTAATAAAGGTGTCTATATCATAGGATAGTGGCTTTCTGAGTAGAAGTCTCACGAGCTATCGATTAAAAACAAGAAGGTTTTTCGGAATCCACGTTGTTTTCTCAACGTTTATGTGATCGCGGAGATACCGTACTGCTTGCTCGTCGTAAGTCATCCCTTGTGAATGAAATTTATCAATCCAATATTTTCGTGGCTGTGTGTTGACGTGATGAGTTCCACCTTGTCCAGGCGTTGCAGCGGTCATCACGATGGTGTCTCCCGCCCCAACAAGCGTCTTCACAAGCCCGTCAGCGGACTTTTCGGGGAGATGTTCGGCCAGCTCGAAACAGAGTACAAGATCGTAGGTGTGATCGACTGTGTACCGATTCCGGAGATCGTACTGTTCCAAATACTCGTCTGGAATTACTGCATGGTCAAATGCCGCTCTGTTCCCGTCAACGCCATGCACGGTTGCTCCATCTTCGAAAAACACTTCGAGGTGAGCACCAATAGCGCAGCCGAAATCAATCACGCTATCAGGACTATACTTGCTGTTAATGACTTCAGACACATTGTGCGCATCGGATCGCCAAGGGTCCTGTCTGCGCCGTGCATAGAAGGACTCCTCGTAGATGTCGTCCAATTCGAAAAGTCCGCGTTGGTGCCCAGCGAACAACGCTCGCTCCCATATCCGTTGACCATTCTCTTGTATCTGCTTCCATTTACGGTATGGTGGCCGAAGTACGCGCAACGCGGCTTTGGGGGCGTGTTGGTTAACCCACTGCTTCATGGAATAGTCTGAAGCCCCCCTTGCGAATAAAACGACTCCTTCTTAATCGGATCTTCTGAGAGGATATCCCACCCCTCCAAATCAAAAAATAAATACTGTTTGCAATACTGATCCGCTCCATGCCTGATATTGCGCTCGGCGTCGTGGTTCTGACCCGCACGGACAAACTCAGCGGACTACTCGAGTCAGTCGAGCAGCAACCTATCGACAAGGTCTATATAGCGGACAACGGGAAAATGACGCCCGAAAAAGAGCAGCTCTACAACGAAGATTTTGCATTCGAGCTCGTGGTTCTCGATCTAGAGTACGATATTGGACTAGGATATAGCCGTGACAGTATCGTGAAAGAATTTGACGAGGACTATCTGTTCGTTGTGGATAGCGATCACGAACTCCCACATAACGCAATGCTCTTGCTTGATCAGTTGGAGGAGCGTCCTGATATCGGCGGGATCGCCGGATCACTCATCGAACCCGACCAAGGAAAGCTGTGGCAAGATGCCAAGGATTTCCATGAGGAAGGCAATGACTTAGTCCGTGGCGCACGGTACGAAGAAAAGAATATCGAGTACATTTCTGGCTCGCCCTTCGTCGAATTCGATTTCATCCCGAATGCAGTGCTATTCCGCAAGGAGTGTCTTCAGGACTACTCGTGGGATCCCGAATATCCTCTAGGCCGTGCTCACGCCGATTTTTACCTCGGACATTGGCTGAATACTGACTGGAAGTTTGGTATCTCTCCCGAAGTGCTCTTCCGACATTACCCCGGAGGAGATACGGAGTACATATCCCACAGACGTGCCGACGAGAAATATGAGTTTGCTGAAAAGTATTTCCTCGGTAAATGGGGATACGATGACTTCCGTACTGACTATCGGTACTGGTACTCTACCCACTACGAAGACCTAACGATTGTTGGACGGGCGAAGAGGTACTATCAAGAGGAAGGTTCGAAAGCGTTTCTCAAAAAGTCGATTCGCTCAGCCCCCGACATCGCTCGGAGGAATATCTCTATGTTCATGGACAGGTGAGTAACCGAGCATCTCGGGTTTAGCCGTGTAGCGTAAGATGATTCAGTAACTATTTGAAGAGACCAAACGGACGATTCGACAAATGCTCCCTGAGTCGGTAAAAAGAGTAGCTGAAAGCGTCGAAAAGAACGGCCTACGGCATACCCTTAGCATTCTCGCGAAGATGTGCTACCGGGGGCCGTGGTTCACTCTCACGTCTCGGTATCCGATGGGAACGAACGTCTACGAGCGCGACTGGGACGCGTTACTCATTCTGGATGCCTGTCGCGTCGACGCACTCGAAGCAGTCGCCGACGAGTTCGATTTCATCGACGATGTCGATAGCATCTGGTCGCGAGGAAGTACTTCTCAGGAATGGATGGCCCAGACGTTCACGCGAGAGTGGCGCGATGCAATCGCCGACACGATCTATCTGGTCGGGAACGGATTCGCCAAGCAGACGTTCGAGGAGGGTGGACGGCCGATTCTGGACTTCAATCCGCTCTCGTTCCCCGCCTTCGATGTCGTTGATGCAGCGGATTTCAAACTCTTGAAAGGAGTATGGGGGACCGGCCACGACGACCGCCTCGGGAACGTCCCGCCACGCTACATCACTGATCGAGCGATCGAGCTCGGACGCGACGAGACTTCGGAGCGACTGATCGTTCATTACAACCAGCCGCACGCGCCGTACCTCGCGAACGCGGTCGCCACTGACAGTGCCCCCTCCTCCTTCGAGTCGGACCCGTTTCCGCCGCTCCGTCGTGGAGAGCTATCCAGGGAGAAAGCGTGGGCGATGTATCTCGACAACCTCCGGCTCGTCCTGAACGATGTCGAACTCCTGCTCGAAAACCTCG is part of the Halococcus agarilyticus genome and encodes:
- a CDS encoding alkaline phosphatase family protein, whose product is MGTNVYERDWDALLILDACRVDALEAVADEFDFIDDVDSIWSRGSTSQEWMAQTFTREWRDAIADTIYLVGNGFAKQTFEEGGRPILDFNPLSFPAFDVVDAADFKLLKGVWGTGHDDRLGNVPPRYITDRAIELGRDETSERLIVHYNQPHAPYLANAVATDSAPSSFESDPFPPLRRGELSREKAWAMYLDNLRLVLNDVELLLENLDAERVVITADHGEAFGEWGQYGHPNASPLPAVRKVPWVETTASDARTHTPAEEDNETSTDIEDHLADLGYL
- a CDS encoding glycosyltransferase family A protein, with protein sequence MPDIALGVVVLTRTDKLSGLLESVEQQPIDKVYIADNGKMTPEKEQLYNEDFAFELVVLDLEYDIGLGYSRDSIVKEFDEDYLFVVDSDHELPHNAMLLLDQLEERPDIGGIAGSLIEPDQGKLWQDAKDFHEEGNDLVRGARYEEKNIEYISGSPFVEFDFIPNAVLFRKECLQDYSWDPEYPLGRAHADFYLGHWLNTDWKFGISPEVLFRHYPGGDTEYISHRRADEKYEFAEKYFLGKWGYDDFRTDYRYWYSTHYEDLTIVGRAKRYYQEEGSKAFLKKSIRSAPDIARRNISMFMDR
- a CDS encoding asparagine synthase-related protein codes for the protein MDETFASCPRGATHIVPLSGGLDSRTILGLLLEHVGPSQILTVTYGIPGTWDFDIPRRVADVTGVENIPIDLSPSKTQWSHDDLLNYARELDHPNRVFEGYINYAARKRAKQRVEGQTVFWSGFFGEALAGAHRSNFSTDCEDWAEACEQFAVWNRSCDAEFVPCGFDPTATLPPTQWLKAGALSYGDQLDFGVRQPCFINPIAVPLDDQAPFYHEEWVSFILSVPETHRDDRRLFKQLIQDMFPDLFSLPTQTRAGNPLGADSKWSVLNNKVADLRYCWDKMTKDHTLHSNGQYLNFDMALRHQTSFRDVVKSLIGRLAERGVVEWWNPWTIWSDHQRGSDFGQELRTLASLELFIEANYK
- a CDS encoding polysaccharide deacetylase family protein encodes the protein DGIAPRAGLGSADEIDVDTRRATGGVANGSDSYHVSGEISGLTVDGDATIYRNGEQIHPDSPGNGTGLKLGYDARAQSHRRGDTFDDFSNLNKAGGWYVTNGDFSLDTEWQFHDDDPSSARLDGYSDDDRIGMAVDFPAGRAFSHRDLSLAVRLGEAAHETLRVELYAETASDQFITTRYLSRKHGWVRVALGASDIRGSPDLGAVRRFGIECYTGGKRVRMNIDAIRTTPKRNKGAAVLTFDDANRTHYTNAFTEMRSRGMPGTCAVIPRVIGSNGSLTLNQMREMQSDGWTMASHPQAKDVSGGLGSIPASETEQLMRDTKRWLLGHGFDRGARCLIWPFGDFDRDAMELAGEYHELSFGGGATPCGGTVTEAAWVPRVNTDNVSEALAAIDYAARYDTVVTLMAHQVGTSRLPMSDFRRILDRIEVRDLDVLTASDFADEQ
- a CDS encoding class I SAM-dependent methyltransferase, coding for MKQWVNQHAPKAALRVLRPPYRKWKQIQENGQRIWERALFAGHQRGLFELDDIYEESFYARRRQDPWRSDAHNVSEVINSKYSPDSVIDFGCAIGAHLEVFFEDGATVHGVDGNRAAFDHAVIPDEYLEQYDLRNRYTVDHTYDLVLCFELAEHLPEKSADGLVKTLVGAGDTIVMTAATPGQGGTHHVNTQPRKYWIDKFHSQGMTYDEQAVRYLRDHINVEKTTWIPKNLLVFNR